A genomic segment from Labrus bergylta chromosome 3, fLabBer1.1, whole genome shotgun sequence encodes:
- the LOC109975218 gene encoding DNA-binding protein RFX7, whose translation MAEEDPQQQSDSGVARSLPGLLPGLQGAEASALQLRIKNSICKSVQSKVENILQDVEKFSDIEKLYLYLKLPSGPSSCTEKSDQSALSSSRTQQMHAFSWIRDHLEEYPETSLPKQEVYDEYKSFCDNLNYHPLSAADFGKMMKNVFPNMKARRLGMRGKSKYCYSGLRKRPFVHMPSLPTLDNHKSGDVLQCDLLESAGQLNNIKEEVRFAACDLVCEWAQKVLKRQFDAVEELARFLIDSHYISNKSLAALTITTGTATEVHTPPAVSAFVPTSEAHSYQPHVTTLSSPSVDAKQQLQRKIQRKQQEQKLQSPSPGEGPARRTDDGMPCASPTPPSPQPTIGIMVTAVPSPITVQRGRQLMSPSTMATVENKVLPINFQMVSQPVQAVKQSPKTPQNILANLAGERSARQRYAQILPKPSPTVALRSPSTMIIGNSPIKTVMTTCHVSPVSLVKMTAIPLTTNSSSTTTSLTNTTLRPASAGISISAVTDDISNNQSMRSTSAIPILAPPARPGPTANTPTIDVEMEVEAIHKNSQMHNPSSLVLTQGVMANRAGGAVQRAASVPIPQTKGYLGLEEISHSTEWNTKTSISTNTVAAAESRNNSTNNTGHRHSTPSIMNASTVSSMYTSRAPSCGESSSVTSAKEGFLATKSLRKRSGLSPDLSPVKRIFMPQHSVEGAGFGYSNRNTFANVSRPGAPTRPESAPATREVETKMSSSTQDQALCTSTFRSSGCFSAAKTASSMQRKNTSTVMETSSSVSHAFTQQQQGHTASNAHAVPNDHNLQRHPGVGDVGLNSELQQHQQTQQQQQQQQTYMLSNNAAENVHFFNQTSSSSQLPMQTDMNYFSFDDDVTQDSIVEELVQMEEQMKLNNMQEFGDGVAMPGQQTMMSDSIMPTNKSMTAFYHAANSSSSNSNPIKTPTPTPTSEIMGGVQGLTGESPFSRIASTTPVDSALGSSRHTPVGTPHSNCSSNVPPSPVECRNQFAFTPINSSMTGFHDGSTVSSSPIKPMQRPMATHPDKTRLEWMSNSYNSNSGSLNKSNNGMGILPSYQGLIGDQFQKPHAFAIPHARHHDSHFGCLTPISPVQQQVNSMAKQEGFAVPAPLDNKATNSPAFRCRSVSPAVHQRNFTGNTGNLPHIPRSVVSPFNSPVTPEVLNIFANTQTNLGVSSMAQRSHSVPLNVMMQTEVLPAQGQQCNSKNITSVLLSKLDGTHDDSVRGLGMNNLPSSYTARMNLTQFLESDNNLSCSGNQLRLMTSESTGTCMLQRPNYLMENAINEQMIQSAGDSREQMVSGVSLSSQQHLEDHQQHQQCDFSSSVKDLLTDNGLTAGCQLMEQVSELTSGGADFPCEIRMTSELSNSINDLNTLDKNLLFDPNQQQGQYQNTAREEEEFVNDALFQQITSEAAHSSGLDWLESKDHPTVGLIG comes from the exons caaGATGTGGAGAAGTTCTCTGACATAGAAAAACTCTACCTCTACCTTAAGTTGCCTTCTGGTCCCAGCAGCTGCACTGAAAAAAG TGACCAGAGTGCCCTGTCATCGAGCCGCACACAGCAGATGCATGCGTTCAGCTGGATCCGTGATCATTTAGAGGAATACCCAGAGACGTCTCTTCCCAAACAGGAAGTCTACGATGAATACAA GAGCTTCTGTGACAATTTGAACTACCACCCGCTGAGTGCTGCAGACTTTggaaaaatgatgaaaaatgtctTCCCCAATATGAAAGCGCGCCGACTTGGCATGAGAGGAAAATCTAA ATATTGCTATAGTGGACTCAGAAAGAGGCCCTTTGTTCACATGCCATCTTTGCCCACTCTCGATAACCATAAATCAGGCGATGTA CTCCAGTGTGACCTTCTGGAGTCAGCAGGGCAGCTGAACAACATCAAGGAGGAGGTTCGATTTGCGGCATGCGATCTGGTGTGTGAGTGGGCCCAAAAGGTTCTGAAACGCCAGTTTGATGCAGTGGAGGAGCTAGCTCGCTTCCTCATTGACAGCCATTACATCAGCAACAAGTCTTTAGCAGCTCTCACCATTACAACCGGCACAGCAACAG AGGTTCATACTCCTCCAGCAGTCTCGGCGTTCGTCCCCACTTCTGAGGCTCACTCCTACCAGCCTCATGTGACAACGCTGTCCTCACCATCTGTTGATGCAAAGCAGCAGCTCCAGAGGAAGATTCAGAGGAAGCAACAGGAACAGAAGCTACAGTCTCCTTCACCTGGGGAGGGACCAGCAAGGAGGACAGATGATGGTATGCCCTGTGCGAGTCCAACGCCTCCGTCGCCTCAGCCAACCATAGGCATCATGGTCACTGCCGTACCCAGCCCTATCACG GTTCAGCGAGGCCGCCAGCTGATGTCTCCCAGCACTATGGCAACAGTGGAGAACAAAGTGCTGCCCATCAACTTCCAAATGGTGTCCCAGCCGGTTCAAGCAGTTAAACAGAGCCCAAAAACCCCTCAAAATATTTTAGCCAATCTAGCGGGCGAACGCTCTGCTCGGCAGCGCTATGCACAAATCCTGCCCAAGCCTTCTCCTACTGTCGCACTGCGCTCGCCCTCCACCATGATCATCGGCAACAGTCCCATAAAGACTGTGATGACCACTTGTCATGTCAGCCCAGTCAGTTTGGTGAAGATGACAGCCATACCGCTCACaaccaacagcagcagcaccaccacCTCTCTAACAAACACCACTCTGCGGCCAGCGTCCGCAGGCATTAGCATTTCTGCAGTTACAGATGACATCAGCAACAATCAAAGCATGAGGAGCACCTCTGCAATCCCCATCCTAGCCCCGCCAGCCAGACCAGGGCCGACTGCTAACACCCCTACCATTGATGTTGAAATGGAAGTTGAAGCTATACATAAAAACAGCCAAATGCATAATCCTAGCAGTCTAGTTTTGACTCAAGGAGTAATGGCAAATAGAGCTGGAGGGGCTGTGCAAAGGGCTGCCAGTGTACCCATACCTCAGACTAAAGGCTACCTGGGTCTGGAGGAAATATCACACAGCACTGAATGGAACACAAAGACATCCATAAGCACTAACACTGTGGCAGCAGCAGAAAGCAGAAATAATAGCACTAATAATACAGGTCATAGGCACTCAACCCCTTCCATCATGAATGCCAGCACTGTTTCTTCAATGTACACCAGCAGAGCGCCTTCATGTGGGGAAAGCAGCAGTGTAACATCAGCAAAGGAAGGTTTTTTAGCCACTAAAAGCCTCAGGAAACGTTCAGGCCTCAGCCCAGACCTTTCTCCAGTTAAGAGGATTTTTATGCCACAACATTCAGTGGAGGGCGCCGGTTTTGGATACAGTAATAGAAACACATTTGCCAATGTCTCCAGGCCAGGAGCTCCAACTAGACCTGAAAGTGCACCAGCAACCAGGGAGGTAGAGACAAAAATGAGCTCTTCCACTCAGGACCAAGCACTGTGCACTTCAACTTTCAGATCCAGTGGATGCTTCTCTGCTGCCAAAACAGCAAGCTCAATGCAGAGGAAAAACACTTCAACTGTTATGGAAACTAGCTCCTCAGTCAGTCATGCATTTACACAGCAACAGCAGGGGCACACGGCGTCTAACGCACATGCCGTACCTAATGACCACAACCTCCAAAGACATCCAGGTGTGGGTGATGTTGGTTTAAACTCTGAACtgcaacaacatcaacaaacacaacaacaacaacaacaacaacagacctACATGCTGTCTAACAATGCTGCtgaaaatgtacactttttcAATCAGACTTCATCATCGAGCCAGCTCCCCATGCAGACTGACATGAACTACTTTTCCTTCGACGATGACGTGACTCAGGACAGCATTGTGGAGGAGCTAGTGCAGATGGAGGAGCAGATGAAGCTTAACAACATGCAGGAGTTTGGAGATGGTGTTGCAATGCCAGGCCAACAGACCATGATGTCAGACAGCATCATGCCCACCAATAAGTCCATGACAGCCTTCTATCATGctgcaaacagcagcagcagcaacagcaaccCCATCAAAACTCCAACACCCACACCAACTTCAGAAATCATGGGAGGAGTCCAAGGCCTCACTGGAGAGAGCCCGTTCTCCCGCATCGCCTCCACCACTCCGGTGGACAGCGCACTGGGAAGCAGCCGGCACACCCCGGTCGGTACTCCTCACTCCAACTGCAGCAGCAATGTGCCCCCCAGTCCAGTGGAGTGCAGGAACCAGTTTGCATTTACACCCATCAACTCCAGCATGACCGGTTTCCATGACGGCAGCACAGTCTCCAGCAGCCCCATCAAGCCCATGCAGAGACCAATGGCCACCCACCCAGACAAGACCAGGCTGGAGTGGATGAGTAACAGTTACAACAGCAACAGTGGGAgcttaaacaaatcaaacaacgGAATGGGAATCCTCCCCAGCTATCAAGGCCTGATAGGCGACCAATTTCAAAAACCTCACGCCTTTGCCATCCCTCACGCTAGGCACCACGACAGCCATTTTGGCTGCTTGACCCCCATCTCtcctgtgcagcagcaggtcAATAGCATGGCTAAGCAGGAGGGTTTTGCTGTGCCCGCCCCTCTGGATAACAAAGCCACAAATTCGCCTGCTTTCCGATGTCGCAGTGTGAGCCCTGCAGTGCATCAGAGGAATTTTACCGGAAACACAGGAAACCTTCCACATATCCCTCGTTCAGTCGTGTCTCCCTTTAACTCTCCCGTGACGCCTGAAGTGTTGAATATTTTTGCAAACACGCAGACAAATCTCGGGGTGAGCAGCATGGCCCAGAGGAGTCATTCTGTGCCGCTTAATGTCATGATGCAAACTGAGGTCCTGCCTGCGCAGGGCCAACAATGCAACAGCAAAAACATCACCAGTGTCCTTCTGAGCAAGCTAGATGGGACCCACGATGACTCTGTGCGGGGTTTGGGCATGAATAATTTACCTTCCAGCTACACTGCACGCATGAACCTCACCCAGTTCCTTGAGTCTGACAACAACCTTTCTTGTAGTGGCAATCAACTTAGACTGATGACCTCTGAGTCCACTGGCACGTGCATGTTACAGAGGCCAAATTACCTCATGGAAAATGCTATTAATGAACAAATGATTCAGTCAGCAGGTGACAGCAGAGAGCAAATGGTCTCAGGAGTCTCTTTGAGCTCACAGCAGCATCTAGAAGATCACCAGCAGCATCAGCAGTGTGATTTTAGCAGTTCAGTAAAAGACCTCCTGACAGACAACGGGCTCACTGCTGGATGTCAGCTCATGGAGCAGGTGTCAGAACTAACATCAGGGGGAGCAGATTTCCCGTGTGAAATCAGAATGACATCTGAGCTCTCCAACAGCATCAATGACCTGAACACACTGGACAAAAACCTTTTGTTTGACCCAAACCAGCAGCAAGGGCAATATCAAAATACTgccagggaggaggaggagtttgtgaatgaTGCGCTCTTTCAGCAAATAACCAGCGAGGCGGCACATTCAAGTGGACTCGACTGGCTGGAAAGCAAAGACCATCCCACTGTTGGGTTGATTGGCTGA